One part of the Glycine max cultivar Williams 82 chromosome 14, Glycine_max_v4.0, whole genome shotgun sequence genome encodes these proteins:
- the LOC106795891 gene encoding proteoglycan 4-like: MTSIAQSNTSRLGFPALITALCRARGVVSNSLTFERLSQVINLAYIRKNRWNPEDPTVSIRGARRARARPAELPSTSAAPTPASTSATPSPGTQPSLHKEDEGPTAQVPQHVEDKSSEATIPEPFDIGEETEETQVRQVAAATPERSLEATSEPSAPMVNLPSPQPAADPSTPLLQMPEDPTTPILAVDTSPPTTPVFQLTDEEDGQTQDTQDQSQEF, translated from the exons ATGACTTCTATAGCCCAATCTAACACTTCTAGACTTGGGTTCCCTGCTCTAATCACCGCATTATGTAGAGCCAGGGGGGTTGTCTCAAATAGCCTCACTTTTGAGCGCCTGAGCCaggtcattaacttggcctacatcaggaagaacCGTTGGAACCCCGAAGATCCAACAGTTTCTATCCGAGGGGCTAGGAGGGCGAGGGCAAGGCCAGCTGAGCTTCCTTCTACTTCTGCAGCTCCTACTCCAGCATCCACTTCAGCAACCCCTTCT CCCGGGACCCAACCTTCTCTTCATAAGGAAGACGAAGGTCCCACAGCCCAGGTACCTCAACATGTGGAGGATAAGTCATCTGAGGCCACCATCCCAGAGCCATTTGATATAGGAGAAGAGACAGAGGAGACACAGGTGAGACAGGTAGCTGCTGCCACACCTGAGCGATCCCTTGAGGCTACTTCAGAGCCTTCTGCGCCAATGGTAAACCTACCCTCACCTCAGCCTGCAGCAGACCCCTCCACTCCTCTTCTACAGATGCCAGAGGACCCGACTACACCAATCCTAGCTGTGGACACTTCTCCTCCAACTACTCCAGTGTTTCAGctgacagatgaggaggatggTCAGACACAGGACACTCAGGACCAGTCACAGGAATTTTGA